In one window of Desulfonatronospira thiodismutans ASO3-1 DNA:
- the mreC gene encoding rod shape-determining protein MreC codes for MLKPGVRVHSMAQDFWERYVYLVDVHQENRELRRELDSLKLELAAKSEKAAFAERLEDLLEFTSPPGWSSSGLRVVAHNYGPLGVLESIIVDKGRLQGISSNMPVVAPEGVLGRTYKTGLNFSTVLLLSDPNSRIPVVSSRSRTPGIIAGQGQNKPLAVQYVHLNAPLQEGEYLVTSGTAGIYPKGLPVARVSRVERSEIRLFQLVEAEKLVSAMDREEVMVLDNITKLRTDYLDFDGIIRDFSGEDMLLDERGGYDF; via the coding sequence GTGCTCAAACCCGGAGTCCGGGTCCATTCCATGGCCCAGGATTTCTGGGAGCGCTATGTATATCTGGTGGACGTGCACCAGGAGAACAGGGAGCTTCGCCGTGAACTGGACAGTCTCAAGCTGGAGCTGGCTGCCAAGTCTGAAAAGGCTGCTTTCGCCGAGAGGCTTGAAGACCTTCTGGAGTTTACTTCACCACCGGGCTGGAGCAGCAGCGGGCTGCGGGTCGTGGCCCACAATTACGGCCCCTTGGGTGTTCTGGAATCCATTATCGTGGACAAGGGACGGCTGCAGGGGATAAGCTCCAACATGCCTGTGGTGGCTCCGGAAGGTGTTCTTGGAAGGACCTATAAAACCGGTCTCAACTTTTCAACCGTGCTGCTGCTTTCAGACCCCAACAGCCGCATACCTGTGGTCAGCTCAAGGTCCAGGACCCCGGGCATAATCGCCGGACAGGGCCAGAACAAGCCTCTGGCGGTTCAGTATGTGCATTTGAATGCTCCGCTGCAGGAGGGGGAGTACTTAGTAACTTCCGGTACAGCCGGTATTTACCCCAAGGGCCTGCCGGTGGCCAGGGTGAGCAGGGTGGAGCGTTCCGAAATCCGCCTGTTTCAGCTGGTGGAGGCTGAAAAGCTGGTGTCGGCGATGGACAGGGAAGAGGTCATGGTTCTGGACAATATAACCAAGTTAAGGACTGATTACCTGGATTTCGACGGTATTATCCGGGACTTTTCAGGGGAGGATATGCTGCTGGACGAGCGGGGCGGATATGATTTTTAA
- a CDS encoding rod shape-determining protein produces the protein MTRILDRLFGAVSNDLAIDLGTANTCVYVKGKGIVLREPSVVAVKRDLRGNNKVLAVGEEAKKMLGRTPGNITAIRPMKDGVIADFEVTEAMLRHFITKVHNSRRLVRPRIIICVPTGITQVEKRAVKESAQSAGAREVYLIEEPMAAAIGANLPITEPTSNMVVDIGGGTTEVAVISLSGIVYSRSVRVGGDKMDDSIKHHVKRKYNMLIGESNAEIIKNTIASAYPLDDEQQMVVKGRDLVSGIPQNITITSEEVRKAISEQVESIVQAVRIALEQTPPELASDIVDRGIVLTGGGALLKGLDRLLMDETSLPITVIEDPLSTVAVGSGKVLDNLDVLKEVTID, from the coding sequence ATGACGAGAATTCTGGACCGACTGTTCGGAGCTGTGTCCAACGACCTGGCCATCGACCTGGGGACCGCCAACACCTGCGTGTATGTAAAGGGCAAGGGTATTGTCCTGCGGGAACCATCTGTGGTAGCGGTCAAAAGAGACTTGCGGGGCAACAACAAGGTGCTGGCCGTGGGGGAAGAAGCCAAGAAGATGCTCGGGCGTACTCCGGGCAACATTACAGCCATCCGTCCCATGAAGGACGGAGTAATAGCCGACTTTGAAGTCACGGAAGCCATGCTCAGGCATTTTATAACCAAGGTGCACAACAGCAGGCGACTGGTGAGACCGCGTATAATCATCTGCGTGCCAACGGGCATCACTCAGGTGGAAAAAAGGGCGGTCAAGGAATCCGCGCAGAGTGCCGGAGCCAGGGAAGTCTATCTCATTGAGGAGCCCATGGCTGCAGCCATCGGGGCCAACCTGCCCATAACCGAGCCCACTTCCAACATGGTTGTGGATATCGGCGGAGGCACCACCGAGGTTGCGGTGATCTCCCTGTCCGGAATAGTCTACAGCAGGTCTGTCCGGGTGGGCGGCGACAAAATGGACGACTCCATCAAGCATCACGTCAAGCGCAAGTACAATATGCTCATCGGAGAGAGCAACGCGGAAATCATAAAAAACACAATAGCCTCGGCCTATCCCCTGGATGACGAACAGCAGATGGTGGTCAAGGGCCGGGACCTGGTTTCGGGGATACCCCAGAATATCACCATAACCTCCGAAGAGGTGCGCAAGGCCATCTCGGAACAGGTGGAAAGCATTGTCCAGGCGGTAAGAATCGCCCTGGAACAGACACCGCCGGAACTGGCCTCGGATATCGTGGACCGCGGCATAGTCCTTACCGGGGGCGGGGCCCTGCTCAAGGGCCTGGACAGGCTGCTCATGGATGAGACATCCCTGCCCATTACGGTGATAGAAGATCCACTGTCCACAGTGGCTGTTGGATCCGGCAAAGTTCTGGATAATCTTGATGTACTCAAGGAGGTTACCATAGATTAG
- a CDS encoding TIGR01212 family radical SAM protein (This family includes YhcC from E. coli K-12, an uncharacterized radical SAM protein.): MDIYNTLSSHWRKKFNTRVQKIPLDAGFDCPNRDGTISDKGCIFCNPAGSGTGLYSSGMSLEQQYQYWRTKYLSRHPEALFAAYLQSFSNTYGPAFRIKNCLKELASLPGLEVLCTGTRPDCLDQEKMRILAGFQAKETWLEMGLQSSRPETLKRINRGHTPDDFAHACRMAHREGLKVCAHVIAGLPGENLEDFLETVDFINLLPVQGIKVHNIYVCKNTPLAGWWRQGLFTPLSREEYVNWAVAALSRLRPDIVVHRLTGDPSGDELLTPEWSRDKTTTINSIKKSMQSRDLKQGADCRLSADVASADALSTCASRQE; the protein is encoded by the coding sequence ATGGATATCTACAATACTCTATCCAGCCACTGGAGAAAAAAGTTCAACACCCGGGTTCAAAAAATCCCCCTGGATGCTGGTTTTGACTGTCCCAACAGGGACGGCACCATCTCTGACAAAGGCTGTATATTCTGCAATCCGGCAGGATCCGGAACCGGACTATACTCCTCAGGCATGAGCCTTGAGCAGCAGTACCAATACTGGCGCACAAAATATCTGTCCAGGCATCCGGAAGCGTTATTTGCTGCTTACCTGCAATCTTTCAGCAATACCTACGGCCCTGCCTTTAGAATAAAAAACTGCCTCAAAGAGCTTGCCTCTCTCCCGGGCCTGGAAGTTCTGTGCACAGGCACCAGGCCGGACTGCCTGGATCAGGAAAAGATGCGTATCCTGGCCGGATTCCAGGCAAAAGAGACCTGGCTGGAAATGGGTCTTCAAAGCTCCAGGCCTGAGACCCTAAAGCGCATAAACCGGGGACACACGCCTGATGATTTTGCCCATGCCTGCCGCATGGCCCACAGAGAGGGCCTGAAAGTGTGCGCTCATGTCATAGCAGGTCTGCCCGGGGAAAACCTGGAGGATTTCCTGGAAACTGTAGATTTTATAAACCTGCTTCCGGTCCAGGGGATCAAAGTGCATAACATCTACGTCTGCAAAAACACCCCCCTGGCCGGATGGTGGAGACAGGGGCTTTTCACTCCCCTGTCCCGGGAAGAGTACGTAAACTGGGCCGTGGCGGCCCTGTCCAGACTGAGACCGGACATTGTGGTGCACCGGCTTACCGGGGATCCTTCCGGGGACGAGCTTCTTACCCCGGAATGGTCCAGAGACAAAACCACTACCATAAACAGCATCAAAAAATCCATGCAAAGCCGGGACCTGAAGCAGGGAGCAGATTGCCGGCTCAGTGCAGATGTGGCTTCTGCAGACGCCTTGAGTACCTGCGCATCCCGGCAGGAATAA
- the truA gene encoding tRNA pseudouridine(38-40) synthase TruA, translated as MDMRVRLTLAYDGTGYNGWQIQKDGLTIQGELEKALSRICSASIRVHGSGRTDAGVHALGQVAHFDPPPKFLNVPWNRALNAVLPPGIRVLDFARTDRKFHARFSARAKQYSYTLWTQGAFFYPQRRNFVWNTGPLDLEAMQEATTCLTGSHDFNCFMNKGTEITDTIRTVRNILLAPGFTPQETVVWIQADGFLKQMARNIVSALVQVGRKKLSQAELKSIIQGRDRALAPATAPARGLCLEHVTY; from the coding sequence ATGGATATGCGTGTAAGACTTACTCTTGCCTACGACGGCACCGGATATAACGGCTGGCAGATCCAGAAAGACGGCCTTACCATCCAGGGGGAGCTTGAAAAGGCCCTGTCCCGAATTTGTTCCGCAAGTATACGCGTGCACGGTTCCGGACGCACCGATGCCGGAGTGCATGCCCTGGGGCAGGTTGCCCACTTCGATCCACCGCCAAAATTTCTCAATGTTCCCTGGAACAGGGCCTTGAATGCCGTTTTACCCCCAGGCATTCGCGTACTTGACTTTGCCCGGACAGACAGAAAGTTCCACGCCCGTTTTTCGGCCCGGGCCAAGCAGTATTCCTACACCCTGTGGACCCAGGGAGCCTTTTTTTATCCCCAGCGTAGAAACTTTGTCTGGAACACAGGCCCCCTCGACCTGGAAGCAATGCAGGAAGCCACCACCTGCCTGACAGGGAGCCATGATTTCAACTGCTTTATGAACAAGGGCACCGAAATTACGGATACCATAAGGACCGTCCGGAACATCCTCCTGGCACCCGGGTTTACTCCCCAGGAAACAGTGGTCTGGATTCAGGCCGACGGTTTTTTGAAACAGATGGCCAGAAATATTGTCTCCGCCCTGGTCCAGGTTGGAAGAAAAAAACTATCCCAGGCTGAACTAAAGTCCATTATCCAGGGCCGGGACAGGGCCCTGGCCCCTGCAACCGCCCCGGCCCGGGGGCTTTGTCTGGAGCATGTTACATATTGA
- the clpS gene encoding ATP-dependent Clp protease adapter ClpS translates to MSKELTGTLPSPGTVSEEEIKEPQRYKVLLHNDDYTTMEFVVHVLQKVFHKTESEAMHIMLSVHKNGTGVCGIYTGEVAETKVAMVTSMARKKGYPLKCTMEEV, encoded by the coding sequence ATGAGTAAAGAACTTACAGGGACTCTGCCCAGCCCGGGGACAGTGTCTGAGGAAGAAATAAAGGAACCGCAGCGCTATAAGGTTCTGCTGCACAATGACGATTATACCACCATGGAATTCGTAGTTCATGTGCTGCAGAAAGTCTTTCACAAGACGGAATCCGAAGCAATGCATATAATGCTGAGTGTACACAAGAACGGCACAGGTGTATGCGGTATCTATACCGGGGAGGTCGCAGAAACCAAGGTGGCCATGGTCACCAGCATGGCCAGGAAAAAAGGTTACCCCCTTAAATGCACAATGGAAGAGGTTTAA
- the clpA gene encoding ATP-dependent Clp protease ATP-binding subunit ClpA: MLSKELERIIARAIREVKVRHHEYLTLEHILYAYLMDDKGKEVLSDCGADLFKLKNQLERFFTDHMEVMPPSGDREVVQTIGVQRVMHKALSQIQSSGKNMIQAGDLLAAMFEEEEAFAVYYLQSQGLSRLDILEYISHGMEKDRPGSACSGCKPKEKNEKSALAQYTQDLVEKAGKKLIDPLVGREEELKRVIQVLLRRRKNNPIFVGDAGVGKTAMAEGLALQISQKKVPEPFFDTRIFALDMGALLAGTKFRGDFENRLKGVIKEIKEIPGAILFIDEIHTIVGAGATSGGSMDASNILKPVLASGEIRCIGSTTYEEFKNHFEKDKALSRRFQKIELPEPSTSESLEILKGLQPYYEEFHHVKYMPSALKAAVDLSARYINDRYLPDKAIDVLDEAGSIFVLSGSGKTKKQISPKDIEQVVSRMAKIPSRQISSSDKEKLFSLDQHLQDAIFGQDKAIQALTRAVKRSRAGLREENKTIGNFLLIGPTGVGKTELSRQMAQVMGVSFIRFDMSEYMEKHAVARLIGAPPGYVGFDQGGLLTESIRKNPYSILLLDEIEKAHPDMFNILLQIMDYATLTDNSGRKADFRHVTLLMTSNAGAREMSSPSIGFGQENQEDLTAKGVKAVENMFSPEFRNRLDAIIPFNALSKEVMQQVVDKSIRELNQQLKGKKVQVQLSAPAREWLAEKGYDPTFGARPLARLIQEQIKDPLAEKLLFGQNNKKSVVKVEHDKKNDQLKFK; this comes from the coding sequence ATGCTAAGTAAAGAATTGGAAAGAATAATCGCCAGGGCCATACGGGAAGTCAAGGTCCGCCACCACGAGTACCTGACTCTGGAACATATACTCTACGCCTATCTCATGGATGACAAGGGCAAAGAGGTCCTTTCGGACTGTGGCGCAGACCTGTTTAAGCTCAAAAATCAGCTGGAAAGGTTTTTCACCGATCATATGGAGGTAATGCCTCCAAGCGGCGACCGCGAAGTGGTCCAGACCATCGGGGTGCAGAGGGTCATGCACAAGGCCCTGTCCCAGATACAGTCCTCGGGCAAGAATATGATCCAGGCCGGGGACCTGCTGGCGGCAATGTTTGAAGAAGAAGAGGCCTTTGCTGTCTACTATCTGCAGTCCCAGGGCTTGAGCCGCCTGGATATTCTGGAGTACATCTCCCACGGCATGGAAAAGGACCGTCCGGGATCGGCCTGTTCCGGATGCAAGCCCAAGGAAAAAAACGAAAAAAGCGCTCTGGCCCAGTACACCCAGGACCTGGTGGAAAAGGCCGGCAAAAAGCTCATCGACCCTCTTGTGGGCAGAGAGGAAGAGCTCAAAAGGGTCATCCAGGTGCTTTTGCGGCGCAGGAAAAACAACCCCATATTTGTCGGCGATGCAGGGGTGGGCAAAACAGCCATGGCCGAAGGACTGGCCCTGCAGATATCACAGAAAAAAGTTCCCGAACCTTTTTTCGATACCAGGATTTTCGCCCTGGACATGGGCGCGCTTCTGGCCGGAACCAAGTTCAGGGGAGACTTTGAAAACAGGCTCAAGGGAGTAATCAAGGAAATAAAAGAGATCCCCGGGGCCATACTTTTCATCGACGAGATTCATACAATAGTCGGGGCCGGGGCCACCAGCGGTGGCTCCATGGACGCCTCCAACATCCTCAAGCCTGTGCTTGCCTCGGGTGAAATCCGCTGTATCGGCTCCACCACCTATGAAGAATTCAAGAACCATTTTGAAAAAGACAAGGCCCTGTCCCGCAGATTTCAGAAGATAGAACTGCCCGAACCAAGCACCAGCGAAAGCCTGGAAATACTCAAGGGGCTGCAGCCCTACTACGAGGAATTCCACCACGTAAAATACATGCCCTCTGCCCTGAAGGCGGCAGTGGATCTTTCTGCACGCTACATCAACGACCGCTATCTTCCGGATAAGGCCATTGATGTCCTGGACGAGGCAGGGTCCATCTTTGTCCTCTCCGGATCCGGCAAGACCAAGAAGCAGATTTCACCCAAGGATATTGAACAGGTGGTCTCCAGAATGGCCAAGATCCCCTCCAGGCAGATTTCCTCTTCTGACAAGGAAAAACTTTTCAGCCTGGACCAGCACCTGCAGGACGCCATCTTCGGCCAGGACAAGGCCATACAGGCCCTGACCAGGGCTGTAAAACGCTCTCGGGCGGGCCTTCGCGAGGAAAACAAAACCATTGGCAACTTCCTGCTCATAGGCCCCACCGGAGTGGGCAAGACCGAGCTTTCCAGGCAGATGGCCCAGGTCATGGGCGTGAGCTTCATCCGTTTCGACATGAGCGAATACATGGAAAAACACGCCGTGGCCAGACTCATCGGAGCTCCTCCAGGATACGTGGGCTTTGACCAGGGCGGCCTGCTAACGGAATCAATCCGCAAGAATCCTTACAGCATTCTTCTTCTGGACGAGATCGAAAAGGCTCACCCGGACATGTTCAACATCCTGCTGCAGATAATGGATTACGCCACCCTCACCGACAACAGCGGACGAAAGGCCGACTTTCGCCATGTGACCCTTCTTATGACCTCCAATGCCGGGGCCAGGGAAATGAGTTCCCCCAGCATCGGCTTCGGGCAGGAGAATCAGGAGGACCTTACCGCCAAGGGGGTCAAGGCTGTGGAAAACATGTTCAGCCCTGAATTCCGCAACCGCCTTGATGCAATAATCCCCTTCAACGCTCTGAGCAAGGAAGTGATGCAGCAGGTTGTGGACAAAAGCATCCGGGAGCTCAATCAGCAGCTCAAGGGCAAGAAGGTCCAGGTCCAGCTGTCTGCGCCGGCCAGGGAATGGCTGGCTGAAAAAGGCTATGATCCCACTTTCGGGGCCAGGCCCCTGGCCAGGCTGATTCAGGAGCAGATCAAGGATCCCCTGGCGGAAAAGCTTTTGTTCGGGCAGAATAACAAAAAGTCCGTGGTCAAGGTGGAGCACGACAAAAAAAATGACCAGTTAAAGTTTAAGTGA
- the aat gene encoding leucyl/phenylalanyl-tRNA--protein transferase produces the protein MTITFLSRNLEFPHPGQAGPDGLLAVGGDLTPERLIAAYSRGIFPWYGPGSPILWWSPDPRLVLFPGSLHIPRSLRRVLNSGKFTITADQAFEKVIEYCAGIKRAGGHGTWLVPEMISAYIRLHHMGIAHSVEAWHRGQLAGGIYGLALGSIFFGESMFYRVPDASKTALVYLCRIMQNKGYLLMDCQQTTRHMLRFGAQEVSRAFFLEELGKGKNQTRDRTEKWDFSCNPSGFFIPENGRVGA, from the coding sequence GTGACCATTACCTTCCTCTCCAGGAACCTTGAATTCCCGCACCCCGGTCAGGCCGGCCCAGACGGGCTGCTGGCCGTGGGCGGGGATCTCACGCCTGAGCGCCTTATCGCGGCTTACAGCCGGGGTATTTTCCCCTGGTACGGCCCGGGCTCTCCCATTTTGTGGTGGTCTCCTGACCCCAGGCTTGTTCTCTTTCCCGGCAGCCTGCACATACCAAGAAGCCTGCGCCGGGTGCTCAACTCCGGAAAATTCACCATAACCGCGGACCAGGCCTTTGAAAAAGTGATAGAATACTGTGCCGGAATCAAAAGAGCCGGTGGTCACGGTACCTGGCTGGTGCCGGAGATGATCAGCGCCTATATCCGCCTGCACCACATGGGCATTGCCCATTCAGTGGAAGCCTGGCATAGAGGACAGCTGGCCGGAGGAATTTACGGCCTGGCCCTGGGCAGCATTTTTTTCGGGGAATCCATGTTCTACAGGGTGCCGGATGCATCCAAGACAGCACTGGTATACCTCTGCAGAATCATGCAGAATAAAGGATACCTGCTCATGGATTGCCAGCAGACAACAAGGCACATGCTTCGTTTCGGGGCACAGGAGGTATCCAGGGCCTTTTTTCTGGAAGAACTGGGAAAGGGGAAAAACCAAACCCGGGACAGGACCGAAAAGTGGGACTTTTCGTGTAACCCCTCAGGGTTCTTCATCCCGGAGAATGGGAGGGTGGGCGCTTAG